ttttttcctctctctttccctctctgggGTGAAGGACTCAGCCACCCACCACTAAGAGAGACGAGCAGCATCTCAGAGGAATGAAGCAGCCACATCTTTTTCTCGTCCTGGAGGTACCCAAATGCACTTTCTGTCACAGccccagcctgtgcccagcCCTACAGCAGGCAGCACGGTTGCTCCGGGTCTCAGACAGCATCCCCTGATGGCACTGGTTCAGCCTGACCTTCCTGCCAGGTTCCTTCTCCTGGACACAAACTGGCACCAAATTCATTTCAGAGgagcttttttggttttgcaatCCCAAAGCCAGGATCCATCACTCCTCTTCTGCTTGCGTCACCCCATCTGTGTCAGCGGAGCAATTCCCTCCCCTCTGGGAAGGGCGGCAAAGGCATCTTACAtgtggagcagagctggcaggaggcTTCGGTGGCTCCCCCCACCTGTGAAAActgctgttaaaatatttacagccAAACCCTAGGAATACACATGGCTGGAAATGAAGGGtctaaaaataaaccagccagggaaaaaagagagatacaGGCTTCCTTCAGAGGCAATTGGAGAGAAAATTGAAGTAGTGTAGCTGCCTCCAAATATAGAACACAATTATGGGAATTAAGGGGCACGTTGAACAAGAAATCACGAGGCTGCCATGGCTCAGAGCTAGCGGTGTCTCAGCAGATGCAGAGCATCACAGATCCCTGCAAACCACGGAGCAGTAAAATATCCCCCTGCGTGGGGCAATGCTGGGCAAGCCCTCATCTCCTTTCTGAGGGACCCAGAGAGCAGATGGCAACGGTCATGTCTGGTGTAGATCGGCTGCACTGAGCACACCCTGAGGTTCGGCCACACCATCGCTCTGCACCCCAGCCCATGGTGAGGCAGCAGGAAGCCCAAGAGCTGCAGCCTTCTTGTAATGCAGATGCTGCTGTGCCAGCCCTCAGTGGACTTCTCCATGAACAGAGCTCATCAGCTCACAGACGCTGAGGAGAGCCAGGGAACCCAAAGGCCTCCCATCTCTTTCTTCTAGGTGGCTGGTTTCCCCAGGGATCCTCACCCTCAGTGACCTCCCATGCGTGTTCCTTCCAGGAGGTCAGGTGCTCTCTGCCCATTCCTGTCCATCTCACCTtgctccaggagctgctggagattGGAGAGCTGCACAGTACTGCTGCTTTCATCCAGCAAGGCTCGGGGCTGAGAAGTGGGACATGATGTGCCCAAAGGTTACATGGCAAATGTCACCCAGATCAGAACTTGACCCTCCCGCCTTTATCCCAGTCCTAGACGTCAAAGACCTCCTTTGCACCTTGCTGTTGGGTCACATGGGCCCTGTGGCAGGATCCTTTAACCTTTTGGGAAATGAGTGTTGAGATGCCTTTATTCAGGGTGAAGTGCTGATCCCTCTGGTCTGGCTGGAGTCCCCACAGCATGTGTGATGGATGTTAGGGGTGGCCTGTGACCCAGTCAGGTCAGCTCCAAGGCAATGGGCATCCTGGGGGTGTTGGAGCAGAAGGCCAGCATGTGGGTGTGCTTAGCCTGGCCTTCAGCATGGGCATCATTATGAGGACAGGGGACTTCTCTCATGGCTCTGTGCATTCGTATGGGGTCAACTCAGACCAGTGTGTAGCACATCCCTTTCCTTCCAGGTGAGTCCAGCTGGGACTTTTGGGCACCTGTTCATCTCACTGAGCAGGAACAAGGGAATGGGGTCTGAGCTGGACTGAGCCATGGGTGCATCCTCAGGAACTGTGCTTCCTGTGAACACACCATATTCTCAGTGATTCCCCTACACGGGGGTTAGCCAGAGACACAGACTTGCCATGGAAAAGCTGAAGAAGGGACCTGTTTTGTGGGTGGGCAGATGTTGCATGGTGGCACAGCACTTGCAGAATTGCACCCAACACATCTCCACTCCTCTGCAAAAGTCACTGAAATCGGTGCCAGCATGTGAAGCACGTGCCATGCATCTTGGCTTTTCTTGGCACAACAGAAAGCTTTCACAGGTGGGGTGAAGGGGGACCTCCAGGTCTGCAGGTGGAGAAGGAATGGCATCCCCCCCAGGAGACGTGTAGGTATTATCCACTCACCTCAGTAAGCCTCCACTCCTGAGCCCTGCCGTGAAGGTCAAATGTCCATGCCAGGTAGAAAAACACCCACCTCTGGGTCTCTACAGGCATAAAGATGTTTATGGAACCAGAGCATCGTTCATATGACAAGAGGATGAGAGAGGTGGGACTGTTCAGCCAgtagaagagaaagctcaggggGGCCTATCCATgcatataaatacctgatgggaggcaatgaagaagagggagctggtctcttctcagtagtgtccagtgacaggaccacaggcaatgggcacaaattaaaaaataggaaattcAGTCTGAACACAAGAAGACACTTTTTTGCTTTGAGGGTGACCAAGTGCTGGCAaaggttgcccaaagaagttgtggtgttgccatccctggagatattaaaaacctgactgggcacagtcctgggcaactgaCTCTGGCTGAGCTGGttgagcaggggagttggaccagatgacctccagaagtctcttccaagctcaagcagtctgtgattctgtgtatggTACCTGTCACAGATCCCCATTTGCCCCCAGATTGCCTGAGATTAATGCATCCCACAGCatgttatttcttattttatttataatataaaaaatgttCAAGTGTTAAACAGTCGAGAGTTCTGACATTCAGACAATCCAGAGCAAACTTTGACAATCATCTTATGACAAATTAGCAGAGTTTTCTATCTGACCCCATCATGGGTGAGGAATAGAGGGTTTAGTTACTTTATTGCTAAAAGTTAAATGAAATACACTGTCAATTGTTGTATTATCTTCTCAGTCACAGCTTCACCATGCATCCAATCTACAGTATCTGAAATGCAAAGGAcatgcagaagtaaaaatataaaaagaaaaaaagtcaggctACAATGTAAACAGGTTTGCTGCAGAGAACTGAGGAGAGAGGGGCACTTCCATGGGGGACGCTCTGCCGCCCGGACACGCAGGACTGTCTCTTTGCGCCACAGAGCCGATGGCCAGAGCTGCTCCGAGTTTGGAAACACGACGTCCATCATTGATGGCACGACATGACAGTAACAACTGTCTTTACAATACACGGCACGGTGGTACAGAGGAATCCACTCGCTGGGCTGCCCCGCGCAGGGCCCTTCCTGGTCGATGCAGGGGCGACAAGCGGGGCCAAAAGCGCTCAGGCTCCTGCCAAACCCTGGGGCAGCACGGCCGGCAGCTGCCTGGCACGGTGTCCAGGGCGAGCTGTGGCCGTGCTGTGCCGCGGGGCTTCCCGCCCGGCATCCTCCTGGCACTGGCTGAACCATGGCTGAGCATGGCACAGGGGATGCCACAGCCCTGGCAGCCCTACATGGCACGTGGCACCGTGGCCGCACCACTCGGTCAAGGGGACACCGCGGCCAGCACGGCGCCGGTATGGCAACGCAGCCGCGGGGCACCGCAGCTGAATGGAGACCACCCTGCTGGGACCGCCACGCAGCGCCGTCCGCCTGCCAGGGCTGGCTTCAGCCGACTGCATCCAACCATGCGTAACGGGGCACTATGTCACCGTGTCCGTACGGGTGTCTGCCTTGACTACAAACCTGTGCCAACCCAGCTTCAGACCCCCAGGTGAAATGGCCTGACAGCTGATATCAAATAGCTGAGAGCTATATTGTAAGGGCTGTTGCTGCTGCGcgatttcattttcttttcctccctgtgtggcaaaagaaacattatttctgcatttcagtacGGTGctgttgggtttctttttctcctgatttaagaaaaaacacaagtaTTTTACAGGGCAAGACAGATCCCTATTAGACATGACAATGGAAATGCTCCCACTCATGTCCTTGATGTGTGTTTAAACGATACCTTAAAGAATAAGATCATTAATAGAAGAGTATGGGGCAAGGTGGCGAGGCTGTTTTCTTCCGACGGAAGAGTGCCCTTGTGACGGGTTGTCTCCCAAATAAAAAATCTATGATCTTAAAAATGCTACTGAAACAGAATCCTCGGCATGAATCCCAGCACTAGCATACAGCAAAAGGCACCACgatagttttgttttctatttttaagtaGTCAAAAATTGGcccacttttttttaactttattgtttgttttcttttcttctttttttttttttttacttttttttttttctcggaAGCTGTAAATCAAGACATTACATATAAATAGAGATTCCCTATAAAAAAGTCATTGCCATTAGCTATTATAAGACAACtttgctaaaatgaaaataaaacattttatttgttatattttttccctcttttatataaaataaaaatatttatttttgttttgtctcgTCTCCCTCCTCGGCCTCCTCCATGCGGGTTACGTCTGCGGGCGCACGAGTCTGGGAGGCGCCTAGAGAGGGCCGGGGTCGGGTTTGGGCGCCGTGTGCGGCAGGCTGCTGCGCCGGCTCTCCCCGTGGGCACTGTGCCTGCTGCAGGGGTAGTGAGTCCGGCTGTCGCCCGGCCGGTGTGGTGGGGGCGACTCTGTGTGCGCCGCCTCATTGTTCTGAGTGCTTAGGAAAGGGGTGCTCTCGGCCACCAGCTCCTCGTCAGACTCGCTGTAAGAGGCACTGCTCAAGGAGAAGGAGTCCCGGACGGCTCTGGCTCTGTGAGGGACGTGCCCGttcagtttggattttttccaCCGCCTGTTGCTGCTGGCTGTTTTCTTTGGCTGCTCTAGTGCTGTGACGTACTCCTGCGTCGTCTCGTACTCGTCGTCCTCCGTGATGCggaaggggctggagggcagGCTCCCTACGCTGTCATTTAGGTAGGTCTTCCTTTGGTAGTAGCTGTCGTACCTCTGCGTGTCCTGGAAGGGGAGCTGGTACCGCCGCAGGAGGGGCTGCTGTTCCTCCACACGGAAGCTGATGGGGGCTGCCGGTGGCAGGGAGACGGCGTGCGCCGAGTTGGGAGAGGTGATCTCAAAGGTGGGCACCTGCGCGGCCATCGAGTAGTGGAAGTCAACAGGCGACAGGCGTGCTGGTGTGGTCAGGGCCGACACGTACCTGAAAGAAGCAACACCTCCGTTTGGACACCGAACAACCCCAAAAACCTCCATCTGTGCCCGCGCTCTGCTGAACACCTGGCGCAGGGACCAGCACCTGGTCCTGGAGCTCAGCATCTCCTGGGGAACCAGGTGGAGGGACCTTGCACCGCTGTGCTGAGGGAGGATGAGCTACTGGCTTCGGTGGGTGCTTGGGCACCGTGCACCATGCATCCCAGGACTGCGTCTCCTGAGGGACTCGGTGTGCAGTTCCCACCCTGCATCACTGCAAACCTTGCAGCACCTCCCAGCAGGCTGAGGCAAGACTTCCCTGCCTCCCATCTGCCTGCCAGCTGCTTTCTGTTCCCGCCGGAGCTACCAGGCTTGTCTCCAAGGAAGATGCCCGAAATGCCCTCCCCCTGCTCAGGCCACAGATGGGGAAAGCCTTGGCACTGCTTCCTCTGACTTAGCAAAAATCTGGTGTCTCAAAAAGGCATCTACTGCTTTCGTCTACTCTAGTGACAGCATCAGTGTGGCAACTCAGGTCTGGTCTAGCCCCTCTCTAAACAGCCCTTCCTTCTGCATCACCTCCTTCTGAGGAGcagatttcatttcttcttgatAGTGCCAatctgtgtctctgcttgtttCAGGCTGCCCAGGCTCCCAAGCTCATCCAGTGCCTTTTTACCAGTGTGTCTTGTGAAGTATGAGATGTCTGTACAAGCTGGGTCAGCCTGCCTGAACGGACCGGGGACAGGAATGAGAGAGCAGGAGATGCCACCTTTCTCCTCTGCCCCATGGACAAGTCCCACTTCCCTGAAGGGTAACTGCCCAAAAGTGGCCACCCAGGGTCGGCCACAGCTACCCACAAAGGGCTGGAGCAAAGGTGGAGATGTGCTTCTGCACCATGAGGAACCAGACCTGGGAAGAGGATGGCTGTTGCTGCCTCACACTGGCTGATGGTGTCTCAGCTGTGCAGTTGTGTTCTCCATAATGCTGGGTCATACAGAGCCCTGTCCCAAGGCTGTGTCCGCATACAGCACCCCTGCTCACCAGGCCatccagggctgtgctgaggatgCTCATCTTTTCCCCGTATACCTGAGGGCTAGACCCTGCTTGAGCTGCCAGCCCACCAAGCTGCCCAGGGTGTGCTCTCAGCCAGTTTTTCTCCACCAGTTGCTGACTGCAGCCAGGTTTTTTCCGCTCCTCTCATCCCTGTGCTCCAAACCTACGTTGCCACCAGGTGAGCAGGGTGCAGTGTTTGCTGCTGTCCCTACCAGCATGGCCTTCTGGGGTAGTGGTTTCCTCTGGTAGGACCAGAGCTGGAGTTTCTCCAGTGCTACCATGGGACTGCTGCTCTAGGGCTGGGCAGAGGCAAACATTTTTGTGTCTGGCACAGAGGGCATGGCTCGCCTTTGCTGTGCCAGGCAGCATCAAGCTGTTGGGTCTGACCTCTCGCTGTGCGGTGAGTCCCGCAGAGAATCCACTGAGTCACGATACTGCGTCATGGGCCTCCGTGAGTCCTCAATGCAGAAGGCAGCCCCACGGCGAGCCCGTGCCTCCACGCACGCAGGGCTGTTGCATTTACTGGTTCCCACTGAGGACAGCATTATCCCAGACTGTGAATCTGAAGTCAGGCTCTCCGTCCGCTCCAAGCTCCAGGTGTGGCTTTCATGTCTGTGGACCAAACCCCATATAGACAATGAACAAGGAATCCCCACCAAGGTCTTCAGCAAAGAGCTGCATGCAGGCACAGCTCACACTCTGCTCTGCACTGGCAacccctttctctttctcactaGGATTCATCTGGCCAGGGATGCCCAAATTCACAACCCTGCCTTTGATTCACCTTTCTTTGCTACTTCTTGGAGATATGATTAGAGGGTAAAGAAAGGCAAACCAGTGCATAGTGGGTATTTATCACACCCCCTCCTGATGGCCAGGGACAGAATGGGACAGCCTCTGGAGGGAGGCCAGGGCAATTCTGCTTTGTGCTTGCAAAGCGTTCTGAGTGTGGAGCAATGCACAGGCCGTGCCAAGTCAAGTTCACAAAGGATCTTCAAACGTGCTATCCGCATTGCCAAGTGACAGCCCCTTCAGAAATGTTACCAGAaaagagccagaaaaaaaaaaacactcaaaattACTTCGTCATGAGCAGAGAAAAGCATACCAAAGGTAAATCTAGATGTTCAGTTTCCACTGGTTTATAAAAGATTTTGGCTGCAAACCACTTTGAAGGTGCTAGACAAAAACTATGATATGTTGGCTAGACCTTGCTGAGCACTTGGAGCTCCACCTGCCCTAGTCTAGGTGCAAAGAAGACATCCCTCAAGGACTCACCGGGGACACATTGGGCCATGCACACACTGGGGGCCCACCCACGCCACAGACACCAGGCTGACCCCTCTCCATAGCAGAAATACGGTGATCCATTAGAGCAACAGCTCTGAACTTCCAAACTGCACCAGatggagctgtgctggcagaagaTTTTAGGTGGGGGTTTGTAGCGGAGACCAGGCCTTATTAAGACTTCCCAAGAACTTGTTAATTATTGATGGCTTCAGGCACATGCTTGGCTGCAACCACTACACTCATTTATAACTTCAAACGCCATCCTCATTAGAGGCGCTGATCGAGTAAAATGGGGCCTGATTATGCCAGTAGTTTGCCTCTGGCATGACTTCAAGAAACACCTGCTCGCTGCACTTGACTCTGGAAGATCAGGTGGCAGGTAGCCAGGACCAGAGGCTATGCAAGGTAGGTGCCTCCCCACAGCTGTCATGTGTTAACACTGCCCTCCAGACACACCTTCATGTCTTCAGGAGGTGCCCAGAGATGGCCCCAGGGTCCCAGGACTTTGAAGTGAGCATGGAAGGCTGGTAAGGTGCagctctacaggcacaggagccTCTGTGCACCTGGCTCAAGCTTGCACACACCTAGTCAGGGTTTGGCTGCCGTGTACGAATTCAAAAAACCCTGGAAAACACACCGTCTAGCTCACCAGGGGTAGGATTTCCCCGGACAAAGGCAGTCATTTCCAACCCAGCAAGTCATTCTTGGCTCCCTCTCTACTTGCTGGAGGTCTAGCCAGAGGAGTCTGGGGAGAAATTAACCTGAAATCCTAAATTCAATATCCGAAGTTGATCTGATGCATTGTACACTGAGAGTACTTGCTCATCCCTGGTGAATGCCTGAACCCTGAAGAACCTGCCAGGAGACATCTTTGAGCTTTATCTGAAAGGATTCATTGCTTCCTGGACAAATGGAGACAAACACATCAGGCTAATGAAGTAAATAAGCCAGGACATCTTTTGCTTTATCAGGTCAACGCAACGTGATCTATATGTCATTGACAGGCTGTAGATGAAGCCCCCCCGCACCCTGCAGTCACTTTTCAAAGGCAAGTGCTCTCCTAGGGAAACACCATCACTTACTGGAAGAAGCACAAGAGATATGCAAGAGGAAGAACCTGAACATCTAAACACAAAAGAGCACAGGACTTGCTCTAGAGTATTTGAAGGACTTTTCTGGGCATCATAAAAACAGGGAAGCTCCATCTGCAATTTAAATGCTCTCAAAAACCATGAGAACTTCAGCTTCCAAGCCGTGCTGCTCTTCCCCCCCAACAgctattttgaaatgtaaaaaaaattatgcctCATTCATAGCAAGAATTATTGGTACTTTCCTGCTAGCCTCAGTTTTCCTGAGAACTTCAGAAAGACTTCCAGTGAAAGGGGGGCCACCACCTCAGAGGCGGATGTTCTAACGCAACATTCTGGACTGCGATAAATCGCGCaggagtgtttttttctggtgaaaaaCTGTGTGACTCCCAAGTCAGACTCTAACTTTGAGGAACTGGCCAAAACACTTTGTGATATTTTGTGTACTTTGCCTTCCACAAGGGAAATACATTCTAAATATATCAAGCATGAAACAAATAACCTTCATGTGCTTAATGAATTGTTGCAGGTCTACAGTGTGGTTGCAAATACAACTTGCAAAACCTTTTCTAGGTGCATCCTCCTGTTTGTGTCTGTGCAAAGCATGAAAGCACAACTTCATTTCCTCCTAGCTTCCAGCTACGTCAGCACTGCAGGTTCCTGCTGGCACCTCGCTGCAGGTCAAGGATCACACCTTTCCACACCTCTCACTAACTAGCTGTGCCAGCAAAGACCCGCAGTGTTGACACGGCCTGTATACCAGTGTAGTGCCAaacatcaaataaaaacagaaagggaGGTGAAAGGAAAACCTTTTACTGGCTTTGAATCTCACAGCATCTTAACGCAAACAGCAGGAGAAAGTTCAGGGGAAAATGGTATACATCACCTCTGGCTGGACGTTGGAGTGGCTGTGGAGCAGTGATGAGATGGGGAGCAGGAGTGACTTCCCGAAAAGGTTGTCTCTGTTTCCCTTCGGATCACATGCTCGGTGGCAGAAACATTCTTAGAAATATACTGTAAAATATGAAGAATCACACAGATCAGCCACCAGCTTGCCAACGCTGCCACAGCCAAATTTGGATGGCTTGATTATTTCTGGTGAAATCAGATGAGGAGTGAGAGAACCTGGCAGCTCCGCACCCCATGGAAAGAGACAAGGAGGCTGGAGGCTCTTCTCTGCCCCTGCACTTTGAACACTGGAAAAGGGCTGTGGCATGGGGCCTGCAGAAGGATATGAAGAGCCAAGGAGTTCCCCAAAGGACAGTGGTACCAGATGTAGCTACTGAGCAGAAAAACACCTCTGCTCACAGGAGGTTATACACCTGACAGTACCAGCAAAAAGACAACCACATGAGATCTGCCCGAGATACAAGTCCTACAGAAACACCAGGTGTAATCCAAATATTTATGCTGAGATATTCCTTCATCTAACAAGAAGCACTGCTTTTCACAGGGACACTAAGCTCTCTGGGGGAGTCAGTACTTTGGGGCCAGAGGGCTGTGGTTCTTAGaaattccctttcttccttcatgGCTGGGATTCAACCTAGCTAAATTTTAACATCCAAGGGGTGACCCAGCAGAGCTTGTAACTGATTCATTGTGCTCATTTCCATCAGTACTTCTTTTCGTTtggctctgccttccccctccctttttctgACCCCTTTCAATGCCTTGGTCCAGCAAGGCACGTAAGCACGTTGACAGTCCTACTGAGCTCACAGAGTTTGATGGGAATCTCATGAGACTGAAGTCACGAGAGTGGCTGAACTGCCCTGCTGGATCTGGTCCTAAATTCTTAGGTCATTCTCATTGGTGTGACACTGGCATCCCACCAGGACATCCCACCTTGCCCAGGATGCAACTCTTCGTATGGGCTGGTGGGCTAACGTGGTGCTGACCAGATCATCACGACATGCCTCAGCATGACATGGTCACCACGGCAGCTTCAGCCGCCACCGCACCGATTCCATTCGTCACACCGCAAAGTGGGGCTTGACAGGATAGCTTAATAAACAGGAAACATCAGGAACATCTCTCTTAGAGGAAAACAGGAGCACACTTGATTATCAAAACAAGCTTGTCCCAAGTGCCCTAATCTCATCCTGTGCTTCAAAGTAAAAACACGTTTCCCTTCAGATGTTGGTTTTGGAAATGTCTATGCAGACTCTCATCTTTTTGTTCAAGTTTGTTAGTGTTTTGCTCCTCACGCACACGTGCGCAGGTGTGTAAGCATACACATCCACGTCAAATCCCTGGTGGAAAATAGGCACTCGGTAACACACAAGGAGATGGAGACAAAAGGTCTTACATCGGCCATTTGGATTTCCTCAGGATCCAAACGTGGATGGCTTGGCCCGTTCGCAAGGCTCCTGTTCTGATGGGCAGGGCACATGTTCTGCCGTAAATGAttatgcatttgttttctttgtttcctttaaaacagaaaggaaaaaatctattAGGAAGACTTATCTCATGGGGGTCTCTGCCCCCAGAGACACTTGGGGCAGGCAGACGATAGAGAAGGCAGGTCTCGGACACACTTGATGTTTCAATGGTGTTTGTGGAAAGCTgcaaactggaggaaaaaaggcattCAACATTTGccaccttctgctgctttttcaaaaaaagatgaACATTTCTCATCATGGGCAACTTGAGAAGCCAGGTCCAGGGCCCCCTTTTGTGAGACAAGGCCCGGCACAATGCAGTGGAGCCAGGGGCACCatggtgctgggagcagaggagaaaagagaggagaaggaaaaggggaagaaggtCCTGGTCTGGCCTTCGTGGAAAGGCACTTGACCTGTCCTGCATTAAGCACAAAGTGGAAAAGCCAACCTGTGCCCCTGGCAGGGGATCCACTCCACAAGACGACCCATGTCCCAGGGGCACCCTGAACTGAGGTGAGGTGCAGGCTAAGTAGGAAAAAGGTGCTGCCCAGGCAGGGAAGGCTGGCCATAAAAGTGGTCCCCAAGCCTCTTGTCCATCAGGCTTGCTCTGAAAGTCCCTGAAATGTACACAGTTGAGCCCACAGCTCCTGCACAACAGCCCAGTGTGCTTCTGCTGTCAGGAGATGAGCTGCTGGCTTGGGGGCCAGCTTTTCCCAGTAACACAGCATCACCTGGCTGGGCACAATGATGCTGATTCAGGGGATAAGCAAATGGTCAGGAAAACATCCTGCTCAGGCACAGCCCTGTAGATGGTCAGTGGCCTTCTTCACGAGACCCTCCTGGGAATGCCACAGCACAGCATCTCCTTATAATAGCATTCGGGCGAAGAGCAGGAAAGCAAGAAGCATGAACACTACCACTCAGTAACCTCTGGCCAGTTATTCTCTATTAACCACCCATACTCACTTGGTTTTACAGTAAGCTACCACACAGACGATGCCCACCACAAGCAAGGCAACACAGATTCCCGTGATGGTTAAAACTCTCTTCTGGTAGAGCTCTTCCGCTTCTGcaaatggagagaaagaaaccaGTTACAAATGGGCTCCAGCACCAGGGACACATCTGGCTGCACAGGAACCAGCACTGCGTGTGGGTAAGATGGAGAACGGGGCTCGGTCAGACCTCCTACCAATCCACTGCCCGTCTCTAATAGCTTCCCCAAACCTGGGACCAGCTGGCCCAACCTTACTCACCCCTCAAGAGACCTTCACTCCTTTTGTCTCTCTGCACCTTTGCCCTCTCTCGCTCAGTAGCTCACCCCTTCTGCGCTCAAACACGCTTCTcgctttctcttcttttctcgCAGCGTAACTCGGTGACTAATCTCAAAAAGCCCCACgactctcctctcccttccagcAGATCCCCCCTTCTCGGCAACTTAGTAAGCCTACCAAGGAGGTCCCCAAGCATCCCCCACTCACCACGTACATGCATGCCCTGTGATGCTCTCATCACAAGCTCTCTGCTCTGACGGACTCAGAATGCCTTTTCCTTGCAGCGGCTGCATGCCCTGGAGCTCGGTGGTGTGCTAGAAACCACTGAGCAACAGGCCCCAAAGCATGTAGGTGCTGAAAGGGACATCCTAAAACAGTCAAAAAGCAGAATGAGGA
This window of the Nyctibius grandis isolate bNycGra1 chromosome 22, bNycGra1.pri, whole genome shotgun sequence genome carries:
- the NRG2 gene encoding pro-neuregulin-2, membrane-bound isoform, which gives rise to MRRDPAPGFSMLLFGVSLACYSPSLKSVQDQAYTAAVVLEGKVQSVGPPAGGGNDSRGAAGPTGGVLVKVLDLWPLNSGGLQREQLISVGSKAPCFKVKRNHRYIFFLEPTEEPLVFRTAFAPLDTSGKNLKRDVARILCADCAVPPKLKKLKSPNVHVGEKISLKCEATAGNPQPSYKWFKDGKELKKSKDIRIKYGNGKKISRLQFNKVKLEDAGEYSCEAENVLGKDTAKGSLNVKSGTTKAPQVLPASETKIVVMEEELTTTLSSWSGHARKCNETAKSYCVNGGVCYYIEGINQLSCKCPIEFTGDRCQHFAMVSFSKHLGFELKEAEELYQKRVLTITGICVALLVVGIVCVVAYCKTKKQRKQMHNHLRQNMCPAHQNRSLANGPSHPRLDPEEIQMADYISKNVSATEHVIRRETETTFSGSHSCSPSHHCSTATPTSSQRHESHTWSLERTESLTSDSQSGIMLSSVGTSKCNSPACVEARARRGAAFCIEDSRRPMTQYRDSVDSLRDSPHSERYVSALTTPARLSPVDFHYSMAAQVPTFEITSPNSAHAVSLPPAAPISFRVEEQQPLLRRYQLPFQDTQRYDSYYQRKTYLNDSVGSLPSSPFRITEDDEYETTQEYVTALEQPKKTASSNRRWKKSKLNGHVPHRARAVRDSFSLSSASYSESDEELVAESTPFLSTQNNEAAHTESPPPHRPGDSRTHYPCSRHSAHGESRRSSLPHTAPKPDPGPL